One Vallitalea pronyensis genomic region harbors:
- a CDS encoding carbon starvation CstA family protein has product MITFLLAVMILILGYLFYGKFVERIFGIDTSRKTPAHEMADGVDYVPLNWKKVFLVQFLNIAGLGPIFGAVAGALWGPVAFLWIVFGCIFAGAVHDYFSGMLSLRNSGASIAEISGKYLGNGAKTFMRFFSVILLILVGVVFVKGPAGLLENLTSINTMTWVGIIIVYYLLATVLPVDKIIGKIYPIFGASLLIMGFGIIIGLFAKGYQIPELQLANLHPTSKSIFPFLFITIACGAISGFHATQSPIMARCINNESEGRKVFYGAMIMEGIIALIWAAAAMAFFGSTGALKAAGGAAVVVNTISNSLLGKVGGVLALIGVVACPITSGDTAFRSARLTIADALTFKQDKFRNRFLIAIPLFAIGVALCFIDFSIIWRYFAWSNQTLATVALWAAASYLVGKRKNHYVASIPATFMTAVITSYILIADEGLQLASSVGLSIGVLTALLAITLFLWKSKNAVKEA; this is encoded by the coding sequence ATGATAACATTTTTATTAGCCGTTATGATCCTTATTTTAGGTTATTTATTCTACGGGAAATTTGTTGAAAGGATATTCGGTATTGATACCAGCAGAAAAACGCCAGCTCATGAAATGGCTGATGGTGTTGACTATGTTCCTCTTAACTGGAAAAAGGTATTTCTTGTTCAATTTCTAAACATTGCTGGTTTAGGACCAATCTTTGGTGCTGTAGCTGGGGCATTATGGGGACCTGTGGCTTTTCTATGGATTGTATTTGGATGTATTTTTGCTGGAGCTGTACATGATTATTTTTCTGGCATGCTCTCCCTTAGAAACAGTGGTGCTAGTATTGCTGAGATATCAGGAAAATATCTAGGAAATGGTGCTAAAACATTCATGCGTTTTTTCTCGGTGATCTTGCTTATACTCGTGGGTGTTGTATTTGTTAAAGGACCTGCTGGCCTTCTTGAGAATCTAACGTCTATTAATACCATGACTTGGGTTGGTATCATTATAGTCTATTATCTATTAGCTACTGTATTACCTGTCGATAAAATTATAGGAAAGATTTATCCAATATTTGGTGCATCACTATTAATTATGGGTTTTGGTATTATCATTGGGTTATTTGCAAAAGGTTATCAAATTCCTGAACTTCAGTTAGCTAATTTACATCCTACAAGCAAATCTATTTTTCCCTTCTTATTCATTACCATTGCATGTGGTGCTATTAGTGGTTTCCATGCTACTCAATCACCAATCATGGCAAGATGTATTAATAATGAAAGTGAAGGTCGAAAAGTGTTCTATGGTGCTATGATTATGGAAGGTATTATCGCGCTTATATGGGCTGCTGCTGCCATGGCCTTTTTCGGAAGCACAGGTGCGTTAAAAGCAGCAGGAGGGGCCGCTGTTGTAGTAAATACCATTTCTAATTCACTACTTGGTAAGGTTGGAGGCGTATTGGCTTTGATTGGTGTTGTTGCCTGTCCTATTACCTCTGGTGATACAGCCTTTAGAAGTGCTCGTCTTACCATTGCCGATGCATTAACATTCAAACAAGATAAGTTCAGAAACCGATTCTTAATTGCCATTCCTTTATTTGCTATAGGTGTCGCCCTTTGCTTCATTGATTTCAGTATTATTTGGCGATACTTTGCCTGGTCTAACCAAACACTAGCTACTGTTGCATTATGGGCTGCTGCAAGCTATCTAGTTGGTAAAAGAAAAAATCATTATGTTGCCTCTATTCCTGCTACGTTTATGACAGCCGTTATAACCAGCTACATTTTAATTGCAGATGAAGGTCTTCAATTAGCGTCATCCGTCGGATTGAGTATTGGTGTATTGACAGCTTTATTAGCTATTACATTATTTTTATGGAAGTCTAAGAATGCTGTTAAAGAGGCATAA
- a CDS encoding LytR/AlgR family response regulator transcription factor, translating into MLNVILVDDEKPALQELSFLLGQHKHINIIGMYMDASEALEAIIHDKPDVVFLDIEMPVLNGYAIALDLHKRHMNTDVIFVTAYDDYAIKAFELNVVDYILKPYDEQRIDETIKRLLDKRSYSKLLHPIDDNIICHNCIEKIPVWDGDCIAIISPEDILFCTLSNGEIIIETATNKYKSHNTLSELEATLKKHHFFRCHRSYLINMDKIEKIIPWFNHTFVVKMKHSCVEIPVSRRQIKTFKQILNL; encoded by the coding sequence ATGTTAAATGTTATATTGGTTGACGACGAGAAACCTGCATTACAAGAGCTTTCTTTTCTATTAGGGCAACATAAGCACATCAATATCATTGGTATGTACATGGATGCATCTGAGGCATTAGAAGCCATTATCCATGATAAGCCAGATGTGGTTTTTCTTGATATTGAAATGCCCGTTTTGAATGGATATGCCATTGCTTTAGACCTTCATAAACGTCATATGAATACGGATGTAATTTTTGTAACAGCTTATGATGACTATGCAATAAAAGCTTTTGAACTCAATGTAGTGGATTACATTCTAAAACCTTATGATGAACAACGCATTGATGAAACCATCAAAAGACTACTTGATAAAAGGTCTTATTCCAAACTTCTTCATCCCATTGATGATAATATTATATGTCATAACTGTATTGAAAAAATTCCTGTATGGGATGGGGATTGTATTGCTATTATTTCACCAGAAGATATTTTATTTTGTACCCTTAGCAATGGGGAAATTATTATTGAGACAGCTACTAATAAGTATAAGAGTCATAATACCTTAAGCGAGTTAGAAGCCACCTTAAAAAAGCATCATTTTTTTCGATGCCATCGTAGCTATTTGATTAACATGGATAAAATAGAAAAAATCATACCTTGGTTTAACCATACCTTTGTTGTAAAAATGAAGCATTCTTGTGTAGAAATTCCAGTCAGCCGACGCCAAATAAAGACCTTTAAACAAATTCTTAATCTATAG
- a CDS encoding LytS/YhcK type 5TM receptor domain-containing protein: MSDNMLIELSQLLFNRLGIIVLFAFLITKLDIFKNYIVKEKLSISDQLFFSLLFGGIGIITTYWGIEVLGGIVNSRSIAIVVSGLIGGPMVGFGAGLVAGVHRMLIPDGQLTAIACGLSTIIGGIIGGLARNYIHDKNKKWLYGIITGVIAEIIQMSMILLIARPFTDALHIVKVIFLPMTIINSLGIGIFLALIQEIYNDRERAGAIQAQLALSIANKTLPFLRKGLHEDSANQTAKIIYDMAGMDAVAITDKEKILAHVGAANDHHKKGSFITTHLSQKAILDKKHMIALKKTQIECPDKTCPLKSAIVVPLMEKNNVIGTLKLYKTSSHDIRRTDIELAKGLAHLFSTQIELSKVDYQKNLLRKAELRRLQAQIRPHFLFNTLNTIVSFCRTDPNKARQLLLELSFFLRNSFQNAEDFITLEKEIAIIKSYLSIVKARYGEKINVHFDIQEKSCIQIPSLILQPIIENAIIHGILPKTGPGHVYVKIRHGDYVTFEIRDDGLGIEPDRLRRILTNPSTKSGIGITNVNERLKTTCNEQLHITSTKNMGTTVTFKIHKEMSYSC; the protein is encoded by the coding sequence TTGAGTGATAATATGTTAATAGAATTAAGCCAACTGCTTTTTAATCGTTTAGGCATAATCGTACTATTCGCTTTTCTCATTACAAAACTTGACATTTTCAAAAATTACATTGTGAAAGAAAAATTAAGCATATCGGACCAACTATTTTTCTCCCTTTTATTTGGAGGTATCGGTATCATCACCACTTATTGGGGTATTGAAGTATTGGGTGGTATTGTTAATTCTCGTTCTATTGCTATTGTGGTATCTGGACTTATAGGTGGTCCAATGGTGGGTTTTGGCGCTGGCCTAGTAGCAGGTGTCCATCGTATGCTTATTCCTGATGGTCAATTAACGGCTATTGCTTGTGGTCTATCCACGATTATTGGTGGAATAATAGGTGGACTAGCTAGAAACTACATACATGATAAAAACAAAAAATGGTTATATGGCATTATTACTGGTGTCATTGCTGAAATCATTCAAATGAGCATGATTCTACTAATAGCAAGACCATTTACTGATGCTTTACATATTGTAAAAGTTATCTTTCTTCCTATGACGATCATTAATTCTCTAGGTATTGGTATTTTCTTGGCACTGATTCAAGAAATATATAATGATCGTGAACGAGCTGGAGCTATACAAGCTCAATTAGCATTAAGCATTGCTAATAAAACCCTTCCATTTCTTCGTAAAGGATTACATGAAGATTCTGCCAATCAAACTGCCAAAATAATCTATGACATGGCTGGCATGGATGCTGTTGCCATAACAGATAAGGAGAAAATATTAGCTCATGTAGGTGCAGCTAATGATCATCACAAAAAAGGCTCTTTCATTACAACGCATTTATCCCAGAAAGCTATCCTTGATAAAAAGCATATGATTGCACTGAAAAAAACTCAGATTGAATGTCCCGATAAAACTTGTCCCCTTAAGTCAGCCATTGTTGTACCACTTATGGAAAAAAACAATGTGATTGGTACATTGAAATTATATAAAACATCGTCCCATGATATAAGGCGAACAGATATTGAATTAGCGAAGGGTCTAGCCCACCTTTTTTCTACACAAATAGAACTTAGTAAGGTAGATTACCAAAAAAACTTACTACGTAAAGCTGAGCTAAGAAGACTTCAGGCACAAATAAGACCTCATTTTTTGTTTAATACCTTAAATACCATTGTGTCCTTTTGTAGAACAGACCCTAATAAAGCTAGGCAGCTCCTGCTGGAACTTAGTTTCTTTCTAAGAAATAGTTTTCAAAATGCTGAAGACTTCATTACTTTAGAAAAAGAAATTGCCATTATTAAATCTTATCTATCTATTGTTAAGGCTAGATATGGCGAAAAAATAAATGTACATTTTGACATTCAAGAAAAATCTTGTATTCAAATTCCCTCCCTTATTTTACAACCAATTATTGAAAATGCTATTATACATGGTATACTTCCCAAAACTGGACCTGGTCACGTTTATGTTAAAATCCGTCATGGTGATTATGTTACCTTCGAAATTAGAGATGATGGCTTAGGTATAGAACCGGATCGACTTAGGCGTATCTTAACAAATCCATCCACTAAATCAGGTATAGGCATTACGAATGTTAATGAACGTCTGAAAACCACATGTAATGAACAGCTCCATATTACAAGTACTAAAAATATGGGTACGACTGTTACGTTCAAAATACACAAGGAGATGAGTTATTCATGTTAA
- a CDS encoding TIGR01212 family radical SAM protein (This family includes YhcC from E. coli K-12, an uncharacterized radical SAM protein.) gives MEAMMAAMTERLYYKYSDYLKERYGEKVYKLPINLDLTCPNRDGTAGYGGCIFCSDVGTGFESLSNQLSVKEQLDQNKDYIAQKYHAHKFIAYFQNYTNTYMPLARFKQVMYEAVGEDIVEIAVSTRPDCIQDDYLQILADLKQKHGIHITVELGLQTVNYHTLDKIERGHSLAEFIDGVLRIKRYGFQVCTHMILNLPWDEDRDILEGAKILAALDVDQIKLHSLYIARHTPMAKQYLNGDITIISKEAYIKRVVLFLEHTQQQVAIQRLVSRAPEEETLFCNWQTSWWKIRDAIEEHMMENGHYQGRQCGFKNGATLTSKFSC, from the coding sequence ATGGAGGCAATGATGGCAGCAATGACGGAACGCTTGTACTATAAATACTCAGATTATCTAAAAGAACGTTATGGTGAGAAAGTATATAAATTACCCATAAATCTAGATTTAACATGTCCTAATCGTGACGGCACTGCTGGTTACGGGGGCTGTATTTTCTGCAGTGATGTGGGTACAGGCTTTGAAAGTTTGTCCAATCAATTATCTGTCAAAGAACAACTTGACCAAAACAAGGATTATATTGCTCAGAAATATCATGCCCACAAGTTCATTGCTTATTTTCAGAACTACACCAATACGTATATGCCTCTTGCTCGTTTTAAACAAGTTATGTATGAGGCAGTTGGCGAAGATATTGTGGAAATAGCCGTTTCTACTCGACCTGACTGCATACAAGATGATTACCTTCAAATACTTGCAGATTTAAAGCAAAAACATGGTATACACATAACCGTTGAATTAGGTCTTCAAACAGTTAATTACCATACGTTAGATAAAATTGAAAGAGGACATTCTTTAGCTGAATTTATTGATGGTGTCCTACGCATTAAACGATATGGTTTCCAAGTATGCACCCATATGATACTTAATCTGCCGTGGGATGAAGATAGAGATATCCTAGAAGGTGCTAAAATATTGGCAGCTCTTGATGTTGATCAGATTAAACTTCACTCCCTGTATATTGCTAGACATACACCCATGGCCAAGCAATACCTTAACGGGGATATTACAATTATTAGCAAAGAGGCTTATATAAAGCGTGTTGTACTATTTCTAGAACATACACAACAGCAAGTAGCTATACAACGTTTAGTTAGTCGAGCACCAGAAGAAGAGACTCTTTTTTGCAATTGGCAGACCAGTTGGTGGAAAATCAGAGATGCTATTGAGGAGCATATGATGGAAAATGGTCATTACCAAGGAAGACAATGTGGTTTTAAGAATGGTGCTACACTTACGTCAAAATTTTCCTGTTAA
- a CDS encoding HlyD family efflux transporter periplasmic adaptor subunit, translating into MEENRSHRKRQSHRKPIERNRQGEPPRRKKRRRNQKAKGLGIGTFMYLLLFVYLIYNIVTYAMKGSIHYVSAEKGNIFEDEFFDGIILRNETVVKSASSGSTSFFVPEGEKTNINNVVCSIDLNGEFTKEVQKNLTYVNDKLAYNNNLNGHDTIKKTLYTHTMNYAPQDFDNVYALKNGIQDTLTYIARAKYIYQDVDSKTLRHKELLESQIANHVNLVKAEKSGVISYRIDGYESFDPLDLDYELLYKVDTEPMYTYKQATIKQDKPLFKIIDNDKWYIVSKINRDLLDHIEAKKNQETLEIHILEKNMTTIGKIVSTIEKDKHTYMVLEMDRYFNEYLDARTLKFQVIYKQYDGIKIPKTAQVEKEFLKIPKECIMRKGNSRGVLKKVFDEKFVGGESAEFVKLDFYYQDIENNYYVPISDNGFQMNDILSQEDGTNYSLKIKESLPGVYTINKGYVSFKLIEEEYATDQYLIVKANTSYGIRVYDRVIVDSEDIEEGMIL; encoded by the coding sequence TTGGAGGAAAATAGAAGCCATAGAAAACGTCAAAGTCACAGGAAACCCATAGAGAGAAACAGACAGGGTGAACCACCTAGAAGAAAAAAAAGGCGGCGTAATCAAAAAGCTAAAGGGTTAGGTATAGGAACGTTTATGTATCTACTGCTATTCGTATACCTTATTTATAATATTGTAACCTATGCCATGAAGGGTAGTATCCATTACGTTTCAGCAGAAAAAGGTAACATTTTTGAAGATGAATTTTTTGATGGTATCATATTAAGAAATGAAACGGTCGTTAAGAGTGCAAGTAGTGGTAGTACGAGCTTTTTTGTGCCAGAGGGAGAGAAGACCAATATTAATAACGTGGTATGCTCCATTGATTTGAATGGTGAGTTCACAAAAGAGGTACAGAAAAATCTAACCTATGTTAATGATAAGTTAGCCTATAACAATAATTTGAATGGACATGATACCATTAAAAAGACATTATATACCCATACAATGAATTATGCTCCTCAGGATTTTGATAATGTCTATGCCCTAAAAAATGGTATACAAGACACATTAACGTATATAGCCAGAGCTAAATATATCTATCAAGATGTGGATAGCAAAACATTACGTCATAAGGAGCTTCTGGAGTCACAGATAGCCAATCATGTCAATCTAGTCAAAGCTGAAAAAAGTGGTGTTATCTCATATAGGATCGATGGTTATGAATCTTTTGATCCCTTAGATCTTGACTATGAACTTCTATATAAAGTGGATACAGAACCCATGTATACTTATAAACAAGCAACAATTAAGCAAGATAAACCTTTGTTTAAAATAATTGATAATGATAAATGGTATATCGTTAGCAAAATCAACCGTGATTTACTTGATCATATAGAAGCAAAAAAAAATCAAGAAACCCTTGAAATACATATTTTAGAAAAAAATATGACCACCATTGGTAAAATTGTCTCAACCATAGAGAAAGATAAACACACATACATGGTACTTGAAATGGATCGATACTTTAATGAGTATTTGGATGCAAGAACGTTGAAGTTTCAAGTGATTTACAAACAATATGATGGGATTAAGATACCTAAAACAGCCCAAGTTGAAAAAGAATTTCTTAAAATACCTAAAGAATGTATTATGAGGAAAGGGAACTCAAGAGGTGTTTTGAAGAAAGTATTTGATGAGAAATTTGTAGGCGGAGAAAGTGCAGAATTCGTTAAATTAGATTTTTACTATCAGGACATTGAAAACAATTACTATGTCCCCATTAGTGACAATGGATTTCAAATGAATGATATCCTATCACAGGAAGATGGTACCAATTATTCTTTGAAAATTAAAGAATCGTTACCTGGTGTCTATACCATCAATAAAGGTTATGTTTCATTTAAACTCATTGAAGAAGAATATGCCACCGACCAATACTTAATTGTAAAAGCAAACACCTCATATGGCATACGTGTATATGATCGGGTTATTGTGGACTCAGAGGATATTGAGGAAGGTATGATTCTATAG
- a CDS encoding YggS family pyridoxal phosphate-dependent enzyme: protein MDCIKDNIEDVLENIAKAADKVGRQKEDITLIAVSKTKPVQDIEAALACHVTDMGENKVQEIRQKYEVLGHNATWHMIGHLQTNKVKYIIDKVDLIHSVDSIKLAEKINVEAKKADKIIDILIQLNVADEETKFGIKTMELDDFIRQVSNMSQLRIRGLMTIAPYVEDPEENREIFREISQLAVDIKRKNIDNVNMDILSMGMTNDYMVAIEEGSTMVRVGTGIFGKRDYNKR, encoded by the coding sequence ATGGATTGCATAAAAGATAATATTGAAGACGTATTAGAGAATATTGCAAAAGCAGCAGACAAAGTTGGCCGTCAAAAAGAGGACATAACCTTGATAGCCGTATCTAAGACGAAACCTGTTCAAGATATAGAAGCAGCTTTAGCATGTCATGTTACAGACATGGGTGAAAACAAAGTACAAGAGATACGCCAGAAGTATGAAGTCTTAGGTCATAATGCTACATGGCATATGATTGGACATCTACAGACGAATAAAGTGAAATATATTATCGATAAAGTTGATCTGATTCATTCTGTTGATAGCATTAAATTAGCAGAGAAGATTAATGTGGAAGCTAAAAAAGCAGACAAAATCATCGATATACTTATTCAGCTAAATGTAGCAGATGAAGAAACAAAATTTGGTATTAAGACCATGGAACTTGATGACTTTATCCGCCAAGTAAGTAACATGTCACAATTAAGAATTAGAGGGTTAATGACCATTGCGCCATATGTGGAAGACCCTGAGGAAAACCGTGAGATTTTTAGAGAAATATCCCAATTAGCTGTTGACATAAAAAGGAAAAACATTGATAATGTTAATATGGATATTTTATCAATGGGTATGACAAATGATTACATGGTCGCTATTGAAGAAGGATCAACAATGGTGCGAGTTGGTACAGGCATATTTGGCAAAAGAGATTATAATAAGAGGTGA
- a CDS encoding cell division protein SepF yields the protein MSKFIDKMMDMMKLNDYDDYEEDGMEEFEDEVAATSSQSVAASDVRHIKSYSSKRSNPTKVVNFQANVQMEVVVIQPESYDEAQEICDHIKSKKPVIINLDKMNRDIAQRIMDFVSGACYTLNGNLQRVTNNIFIIAPENVDIAGNFTEELKSNGIILPSWKSNE from the coding sequence GTGTCAAAGTTTATAGATAAGATGATGGACATGATGAAATTGAATGATTATGACGATTATGAAGAAGATGGCATGGAAGAATTTGAGGACGAGGTGGCTGCTACATCTTCACAATCAGTGGCTGCATCCGATGTTAGGCATATAAAAAGCTATTCAAGCAAAAGGAGTAATCCAACGAAAGTGGTTAATTTTCAAGCGAACGTTCAGATGGAAGTAGTGGTTATTCAGCCGGAGTCTTATGACGAGGCTCAAGAAATATGTGACCACATTAAATCAAAAAAACCAGTGATTATTAATTTAGACAAGATGAACAGAGACATTGCTCAACGGATTATGGACTTTGTCAGCGGTGCTTGTTATACCCTTAACGGGAATTTACAGCGGGTAACAAATAATATCTTTATTATTGCTCCAGAGAATGTAGATATAGCAGGCAATTTTACTGAAGAATTAAAATCCAATGGTATTATACTACCATCATGGAAATCCAATGAATAA
- a CDS encoding YggT family protein codes for MDYVLRTLELFLYALEILLLVRVLSSWIPSARNHPIVQFIVQITDPLLTPIRKLINKSIFGGKGSMLDFSPLVAFLLLNVLQNLINQVALSL; via the coding sequence ATGGATTATGTTTTAAGGACGTTAGAATTATTCTTATACGCATTAGAAATACTATTATTAGTAAGGGTACTTTCTTCATGGATACCATCTGCACGCAATCATCCTATCGTTCAGTTTATTGTGCAAATTACAGATCCGTTATTAACACCCATTAGGAAATTAATCAATAAATCCATATTTGGTGGTAAAGGAAGCATGCTTGATTTTTCTCCATTAGTTGCTTTCTTGTTATTGAATGTACTTCAAAACTTAATTAACCAAGTGGCGTTAAGTTTATGA
- a CDS encoding YlmH family RNA-binding protein, translated as MLNIKDEQLVVNHIMNKGKLAGIKHCNVFTDFLTLYEQNLFLERKHELNNIHYAFYGGYDDSERKIIAFYPDYMQKNDLIYPIDAISIYPKNAKFSNKLTHRDYLGSILGLGITRAKVGDILVKENRAIAFVNHTIASYIQMNLNLVKQTVVTVEQLDAVPLEIIKPQYKDIQGTVPSVRLDAVIGLAFPLSRAKAAALIKSKTVYVNSRLILSSSYQLAEGDIVSVRGMGKFLLDNIGNRTKKDRILIVVKRYT; from the coding sequence ATGTTGAATATAAAAGATGAACAACTGGTTGTTAATCACATCATGAACAAAGGCAAACTTGCAGGTATAAAGCACTGTAATGTATTTACAGATTTTCTTACCCTCTATGAGCAAAATCTGTTCTTAGAGCGTAAACATGAGTTAAATAATATTCATTATGCATTTTACGGTGGTTATGATGATTCTGAGAGGAAAATCATAGCCTTTTATCCAGACTATATGCAAAAAAATGATCTTATCTACCCGATTGATGCAATAAGCATATACCCCAAAAACGCAAAGTTTTCGAATAAGTTAACGCACCGAGATTATCTTGGGTCCATATTAGGATTAGGTATAACGAGAGCAAAAGTAGGCGATATCTTAGTAAAAGAAAATCGAGCCATTGCTTTTGTTAATCATACAATAGCATCTTATATTCAAATGAATCTTAATCTGGTTAAACAAACGGTTGTGACAGTGGAGCAACTGGATGCTGTTCCATTAGAAATAATAAAACCTCAATATAAGGATATTCAAGGTACTGTTCCTTCTGTTCGTTTAGATGCTGTTATAGGTCTAGCTTTTCCACTGTCCCGTGCAAAAGCTGCGGCACTTATAAAGAGTAAAACGGTCTATGTGAACAGTCGTCTAATTTTATCGTCTTCCTATCAACTAGCGGAAGGGGATATTGTTTCGGTAAGAGGTATGGGGAAATTTTTACTCGATAATATTGGCAACCGAACTAAAAAAGATCGTATTTTGATTGTAGTAAAAAGATATACTTAG
- a CDS encoding DivIVA domain-containing protein, whose translation MLTPLDIEGKNFKKTVYGFASQEVKTFLADILKDYEKIYKENIELKDKVKLLNEGIQYYKTIEETLKNTLLLAEKTAEETKASAHKKATIIEKDAELKAQAYLDNARNEVYRINKKKEELIQQYDAAKIQIRQFLKAQIELTTTNSLEMHQETITIEDIMNQKTAEEAAVAQEAEL comes from the coding sequence ATGTTAACACCTTTGGACATAGAAGGCAAAAATTTTAAAAAAACCGTATATGGATTTGCTTCTCAGGAAGTAAAAACATTTTTAGCGGACATATTAAAAGACTATGAAAAAATATACAAAGAAAACATTGAATTAAAAGATAAAGTGAAATTGTTGAATGAAGGTATACAGTATTATAAAACCATTGAAGAAACACTTAAAAATACATTGTTGTTAGCTGAAAAAACAGCAGAAGAAACCAAAGCTAGTGCCCATAAAAAAGCAACAATTATTGAAAAGGATGCAGAATTAAAAGCGCAAGCTTATCTTGACAATGCGAGAAATGAAGTATACCGTATTAATAAGAAGAAAGAAGAACTTATTCAACAATATGATGCAGCCAAGATTCAAATAAGACAATTTTTAAAAGCCCAAATTGAGTTAACAACAACCAACTCCTTAGAGATGCATCAGGAGACGATTACGATAGAAGATATCATGAATCAAAAAACGGCGGAGGAAGCTGCGGTTGCTCAGGAAGCTGAGTTGTAG
- the aroB gene encoding 3-dehydroquinate synthase → MRHVQVQTTKNEYPIIIHHNFDLLCEHLVKQGVQGKKVCLITDDNVSPLYLNHVVKLLQTITNEVSYIVIPHGEKNKNLDTIQTIYEGLLAHKLDRESVLIALGGGVTGDMVGFASATYMRGIDFIQIPTTLLAQVDSSIGGKTGVDFDGYKNVVGAFHQPRLVYINTQTLSTLPIREVQAGMAEIIKHSLIESATYFKYITSHPREILALESEILEELIYESCLIKSKVVSADEKEKGLRATLNFGHTIGHAVERLLNFSLLHGECVAIGMVAAAYLSKGLNQISAKDFMAIEACMEAFNLPTRLDNLDPEVVYQELYYDKKTKYNALNFIVLTSIGSCEMKHDLEKNVIIDAIKYIMQGDSQ, encoded by the coding sequence ATGAGACATGTTCAAGTACAGACCACAAAAAATGAATACCCCATCATTATTCATCATAATTTTGACTTATTGTGTGAACATCTGGTGAAGCAAGGGGTACAAGGGAAAAAAGTTTGTCTGATTACAGATGACAATGTCAGTCCCCTATATTTAAATCATGTGGTGAAGCTACTACAAACCATTACAAATGAAGTATCGTATATTGTAATTCCCCATGGTGAAAAGAATAAAAATCTAGATACCATACAAACAATTTACGAAGGGTTATTAGCACATAAATTGGACCGAGAATCTGTTCTTATTGCTTTAGGTGGTGGTGTAACTGGTGACATGGTTGGATTTGCATCAGCAACGTATATGCGGGGGATTGATTTTATACAGATTCCAACCACGCTGTTAGCCCAGGTGGATAGTAGTATTGGAGGCAAAACAGGTGTTGACTTTGATGGTTATAAAAATGTAGTAGGTGCTTTTCATCAACCAAGATTGGTTTATATCAATACTCAAACCTTGTCTACTTTACCTATACGTGAAGTACAAGCAGGTATGGCAGAGATTATTAAACACAGTCTTATAGAAAGTGCCACCTATTTTAAGTATATCACATCTCACCCTAGAGAAATTTTGGCACTAGAATCAGAAATACTAGAAGAACTTATCTACGAATCCTGCCTTATCAAAAGCAAGGTTGTATCCGCTGACGAAAAAGAGAAAGGACTTCGAGCAACACTTAACTTCGGACACACCATTGGTCATGCAGTAGAACGGTTATTAAACTTTTCATTATTACATGGTGAATGTGTTGCTATCGGTATGGTGGCTGCAGCCTATTTATCCAAGGGGCTTAATCAAATATCAGCAAAGGATTTCATGGCTATAGAAGCTTGTATGGAAGCTTTTAACCTGCCAACACGTTTGGATAATTTAGACCCTGAGGTTGTCTATCAAGAGTTGTATTATGATAAAAAAACCAAATATAATGCGTTGAATTTTATCGTTTTAACATCTATTGGAAGCTGTGAAATGAAGCATGATTTAGAAAAAAATGTTATAATAGACGCTATAAAATATATAATGCAAGGAGATAGTCAATGA